The window TAGACTTGGAATATGTGGAAGAAGACCCCATGTACCCTTATGACGCAATTAGGGACTTTCTGAACAAAAATCATCTTTTGAAGCAGTACTTTGCTGGAAGAACCGAAATAACCCCAGCACATTCCTATAGTGCTGATTTTGACTTAGGTATCTAGTGTTTTATATAAAGTAATGCCTCAGTTAGATTTTATGACGTTTTAGTTCCACGAGGTGGTGTGCCCGAAGATTCATACGAGACCCTTTGtaggataaaaaattataaagtgttACATCCGAAGAGGCTGAAAAACGTCAATAACGAATGGAAAACTATCATTAATATTCAGAACGAGTACGAGCAAGGAGTGGAGCTAAAAGTTTGCGTTGGGTATGtcgaatttaattaaatttttaattaaatatttaaataaggaggaagtgGTTTGAGGCATTCCtgggatattttattaattagtttatttgagAAAATCTGAATCCACTGACGGATATTCTGGAAATGCTTCTAATCATGTGTGTCACTTATAATTCTTCTTATgttacgtatttttttttagagaaaataaagCATGCCCTCATATGGACTCACTCCCTTTTGCAATATCCACCTACTGTTTCCAAGATTACATAACCAAAGAATTGATGGTATATAACAGCACCAGAAGCTTTGATTTATTTAGATTTCCCTCCTGTTGcgtatgtaaaataaaaaaaaacgtataaattttttggctttttattacaacatttttttaaatttaacagtcctataaacaataaaaaataaattaattaattaattaaatacaaaagataaaaaaaaatatattttacctaTACTAAGATCACTCCTTTACAGATCACTATATTATAAACTACTATTATTCATTGACTATAATTGCTAGTGACTCACAAATACTGACCTAACCTATAAAAAATTCCTACTATTTGAAAGACAGTTCGTATATTTGACAAGTTACTAAAAATACGGGTAATCCAGCTGCTGAACGTACTGCT of the Anthonomus grandis grandis chromosome 3, icAntGran1.3, whole genome shotgun sequence genome contains:
- the LOC126734373 gene encoding uncharacterized protein LOC126734373; amino-acid sequence: MANFAGVLVVLLVFALDNSPNTFAHCTSYHNFREEPVTPYQYGGYNYYHPPPAPPPIPYINKPPKYTQENATINTIVDLEYVEEDPMYPYDAIRDFLNKNHLLKQYFAGRTEITPAHSYSADFDLVPRGGVPEDSYETLCRIKNYKVLHPKRLKNVNNEWKTIINIQNEYEQGVELKVCVGENKACPHMDSLPFAISTYCFQDYITKELMVYNSTRSFDLFRFPSCCVCKIKKNV